Proteins from a single region of Pirellulales bacterium:
- a CDS encoding sigma-54 dependent transcriptional regulator, with product MSRSFRPAETNTSGPPIRGIIGSGAAMEKVYRLTRQVAKSNASVLLLGETGTGKELIAKAVHQLSPRGTGPFVRVNCGALSESLLESELFGHVRGSFTGAIDNRTGRFEAAHTGTVFLDEINSTTPKLQVKLLRVLQEREFERVGDTQTIRVDTRVIAASNRDLLEEVEADKFREDLYYRLNVVPIHLPPLRERREDIPELISHFLNVYNEENDRYVVHIEPKAMEALQDYAWPGNVRELQNYIERTVVMAPGDELTCELLPDTVLGQRRPRSTRFKEPDLETLAFELVQQALATAGPQEDALHTKVVNRVERELIAQVLASCEHVQIKAAARLGINRNTLHKKLKEYNLDESGSDGAA from the coding sequence ATGAGCCGTTCCTTCCGACCCGCCGAGACCAACACCTCCGGCCCGCCGATCCGCGGCATCATCGGCTCGGGCGCGGCGATGGAGAAGGTCTATCGCCTCACGCGACAGGTGGCCAAGAGCAACGCCTCGGTGCTGCTGTTGGGCGAGACTGGCACCGGCAAGGAGCTGATCGCCAAGGCCGTGCACCAGCTCAGCCCGCGCGGGACGGGGCCATTCGTGCGCGTCAACTGCGGGGCGCTTTCCGAAAGCCTGCTCGAAAGCGAGCTGTTCGGACACGTGCGCGGCTCATTCACGGGCGCGATCGACAATCGCACTGGCCGCTTCGAGGCGGCCCATACCGGCACGGTGTTTCTCGACGAGATCAACTCCACCACGCCCAAGCTGCAGGTGAAGCTGCTGCGCGTGCTGCAAGAACGCGAGTTCGAACGCGTGGGCGATACGCAAACCATCCGCGTCGACACGCGCGTCATCGCGGCCAGCAATCGGGACCTGTTGGAAGAGGTTGAGGCCGACAAGTTCCGCGAGGATTTGTATTACCGCCTGAACGTGGTACCGATCCATTTGCCTCCCTTGCGCGAGCGGCGCGAGGACATACCAGAATTAATCAGCCACTTCCTCAACGTCTACAACGAGGAAAACGACCGCTACGTCGTACACATCGAACCGAAGGCGATGGAGGCCCTGCAAGACTACGCGTGGCCCGGCAACGTGCGCGAGCTGCAGAATTACATTGAGCGTACGGTCGTCATGGCTCCCGGCGACGAGCTGACGTGCGAGCTATTGCCCGACACGGTGCTTGGACAGCGCCGCCCGCGCAGCACGCGTTTCAAGGAACCGGACCTGGAGACGCTGGCGTTCGAGCTGGTGCAGCAGGCGCTAGCCACGGCCGGGCCGCAGGAAGACGCGCTGCACACCAAGGTGGTCAATCGCGTCGAGCGCGAGCTGATCGCTCAGGTCCTGGCCAGTTGCGAGCACGTGCAGATCAAGGCGGCCGCGCGCCTGGGCATCAACCGCAACACGCTGCACAAGAAGCTCAAAGAATACAACCTGGACGAAAGCGGGTCCGACGGCGCCGCGTAA